The following coding sequences are from one Channa argus isolate prfri unplaced genomic scaffold, Channa argus male v1.0 Contig023, whole genome shotgun sequence window:
- the atp10d gene encoding probable phospholipid-transporting ATPase VD isoform X1 — MERLHWVQHRCQRLLARDWRRGWYSAPDGIPNKSSQDANCSPCRVNGKHRTVFARHGPQQHEYEAVSKSYKGNAIRTTKYSLLTFIPINLFEQFHRAANLYFLFLVLLNWVPVVEAFQKEITMIPLLVVLTVIAIKDALEDYRRYLYDKKVNNNVVQVYCSKQKEYIDQHWKDVRVGDFVHLSCNEIIPADMLLLYSSDPRGVCYIETANLDGETNLKQRQVVSDLPVQGLDFTPESYNSRVECDNPNNDLRRFRGYMEHSTGVRVGLHNSNLLLRSCTIRNTESVVGIVVYAGHETKAMMNNSGPRYKRSQLEKHLNTDILWCVFLLIVMCLTAAIGHGLWLKDLNDPVFQIDGVKSPALAGFYVFWTMIIVLQVLIPISLYVSIEVVKLCQIYFIQNDLALYNESLDSRIQCRALNITEDLGQIQHLFSDKTGTLTENKMVFRRCSIYGVEYPHEENAQRLEIYEREKNKAAGRSVTLKSGCSGKSLSCRSLSCTRSSVSLHTLTAESEEEEEKMSNYIQCRTNAFASHMAKDIIPDPELVRKLNWLFSPEFSLSANYSGTPSNLELTYITDFFLSLAICNSVVVSSPSQSLHVIQQRGTPLKSLEEIKLMFQRFSFSPFLARSPQQVKGSPCSLASRVFTRGKTSSSTLSILPNSNTDLSEPGQGRNLGISNLKQKLDLSGRGEGENSGYLMNSETEDVVNETKTKSHEGRQDLEERVREVDTNSDTDDELLYEAESPDEAALVYAARAYRCTLRGRSAESLLVDLPGIGSLAVQLLHILPFDSNRKRMSVVVRHPLTGQVVVYTKGADSVVMDLAEAPISNYGSSTEQAQEISNCIKSQTQKHLDSYAREGLRTLCIAKRVLEEEEYDEWLKRQLLAESSIENREELLMESAQRLETNLTLLGATGIVDRLQEEVPETIEALQRAGIKVWVLTGDKQETAINIACSCKLLCSNDQLLTANCRSKDTCAALLEELKQEVQRGENSRTNTPAIWNPGESSSGSVTSFILVIDGRTLDWALQDDLKTEFLELSCRCKAVICCRSTPLQKSQVVELIRDQLGTITMAVGDGANDVSMIQTADVGVGISGQEGMQAVMSSDFAISRFKHLSKLLLVHGHWCHSRLANMVLYFFYKNMMYVNLLFWYQFFCGFSGSVMTNSWVLIFFNLLFTSVPPLIYGVLDQFMSADTLMWLPELYQVAQTSKVYGPYMFWITFLDAFYQSLICFFVPYFALAGSDVGELSFGSPINASALIIILLHQVLESHTLTYIHVMVLVLSGAFYFGFVLLFSVICVTCSPPTNPVGVETLQMSKPLFYIICALTTVTALLPRLFLRALHNTLQPSAVLKSAEMDKVGAEMYRRRMQLWNLKLPVCTDNASLEPGMASVVS, encoded by the exons GGCTGCTAACCTCTACTTCTTGTTCCTGGTATTATTGAACTGGGTGCCAGTTGTTGAAGCATTTCAGAAGGAAATTACCATGATTCCTCTGCTGGTTGTTCTCACTGTTATTGCCATCAAAGATGCCCTAGAAGACTACAGACGGTACTTGTATGACAAAAAGGTCAACAACAATGTTGTGCAAGTTTACTGTAG CAAGCAGAAAGAGTACATTGACCAACACTGGAAGGATGTGCGAGTTGGAGACTTTGTCCACCTCTCTTGTAATGAAATCATCCCCGCTGACATGCTGCTGCTATATTCCTCTGACCCCCGTGGGGTTTGTTACATTGAAACAGCAAACTTAGATGGAGAGACCAATTTGAAACAGAGACAGGTGGTCTCAGACCTCCCAGTGCAG ggaCTCGATTTCACCCCTGAGAGCTACAACAGTCGGGTTGAGTGTGACAACCCCAACAATGACCTCAGGAGGTTTAGAGGCTACAT GGAGCACTCCACTGGGGTTCGTGTCGGCCTCCATAACAGCAACCTCCTGCTGAGGAGTTGCACCATCCGCAACACTGAGAGTGTGGTGGGCATTGTGGTCTATGCTG GTCATGAGACTAAAGCCATGATGAACAACAGTGGGCCAAGGTATAAGCGCAGCCAGCTGGAGAAGcatttaaacacagacattctGTGGTGTGTGTTCCTGCTTATCGTCATGTGTCTGACTGCTGCTATAG GTCATGGCCTCTGGCTGAAGGACCTCAATGATCCAGTCTTTCAAATTGATGGGGTGAAGTCTCCTGCCCTGGCTGGATTCTATGTGTTCTGGACTATGATCATTGTGCTGCAG GTGCTGATCCCAATTTCTCTGTATGTGTCAATTGAGGTAGTGAAACTCTGTCAGATCTACTTTATCCAAAATGACTTAGCTCTGTACAATGAGTCACTGGACTCCAGGATCCAGTGCCGGGCCCTTAACATCACTGAGGACCTGGGTCAGATCCAGCACCTGTTCTCCGATAAGACAGGAACTCTAACAGAGAACAAAATGGTGTTCCGCCGCTGCAGTATCTATGGAGTTGAATATCCTCATGAGGAAAATG cTCAGAGGCTGGAGATATATGAAAGGGAGAAGAACAAGGCAGCCGGTCGCTCTGTGACTCTGAAGTCAGGCTGCAGTGGTAAATCTCTAAGCTGTCGCTCCCTCAGCTGCACCCGCAGCTCTGTGTCTctgcacacactcactgctgagtcagaagaggaggaggaaaaaatgtCCAACTACATCCAGTGCAGGACCAACGCCTTCGCCAGCCACATG GCAAAGGACATCATACCAGACCCTGAGCTTGTGAGGAAGTTAAATTGGCTTTTCTCTCCTGAGTTTTCTTTGAGTGCAAACTACTCTGGGACTCCATCCAACCTAGAGCTCACCTACATCACTGACTTCTTCCTATCTCTTGCCATCTGTAACAGTGTGGTAGTCTCCTCTCCCAGCCAATCGCTACATGTG ATACAGCAAAGAGGAACACCTCTGAAATCCCTGGAGGAAATCAAGCTGATGTTCCAGCGCTTCAGCTTTTCTCCCTTCTTAGCCCGCTCCCCTCAGCAGGTCAAAGGCAGCCCATGCAGCCTCGCCAGCAGGGTCTTTACCAGGGGGAAGACCAGTTCCTCTACATTGTCTATACTCCCCAACAGCAACACAGATCTATCAGAACCTGGACAAGGAAGAAACTTGGGCATATCCAATCTCAAGCAAAAACTAGACTTATCTGGCAGAGGGGAAGGAGAAAATTCTGGATACCTGATGAACAGTGAGACAGAGGATGTCGTcaatgaaacaaagacaaaatctcACGAGGGCAGACAGGATTTGGAAGAAAGGGTCAGAGAAGTGGACACCAATAGTGACACTGATGATGAACTGCTGTATGAGGcagagagtccagatgaggcaGCTTTGGTCTATGCAGCACGGGCATATCGCTGTACCCTGAGGGGACGTTCTGCAGAGAGTCTGCTAGTAGATTTGCCAGGAATTGGTTCCCTGGCTGTCCAGCTGCTTCACATCCTTCCTTTTGACTCCAACAGGAAGAGGATGTCAGTAGTGGTCCGCCACCCGCTCACAGGCCAAGTGGTTGTTTACACCAAGGGAGCTGATTCTGTTGTCATGGACCTGGCTGAGGCACCTATAAGTAACTACG GTTCTAGCACAGAGCAGGCTCAGGAGATCTCCAACTGCATCAAATCACAAAcccaaaaacatttagacagcTATGCAAGAGAAGGCCTCCGCACACTCTGCATTGCTAAAAGG gttctggaggaggaggaatatGATGAGTGGCTCAAGAGACAGCTGCTGGCTGAGAGCAGCATAGAGAATAGAGAGGAGCTGTTGATGGAGTCAGCTCAGAGACTGGAGACCAACCTCACTCTGCTGG GTGCCACAGGGATTGTAGACAGACTACAGGAGGAGGTCCCAGAGACCATTGAAGCTCTTCAGAGAGCTGGAATCAAAGTCTGGGTCCTCACTggagacaaacaggaaacagcaaTCAACATCGCCTGTTCTTGTAAACTACTCTGTTCCAATGACCAACTTCTGACAGCAAACTGCAGAAGCAAG GACACATGTGCAGCTTTATTGGAGGAGCTCAAACAGGAAGTACAGCGTGGGGAAAACAGTCGGACTAACACACCTGCAATATGGAATCCTGGGGAATCATCCTCAGGCAGTGTGACAAGCTTCATTTTGGTTATAGATGGACGGACGCTGGACTGGGCCCTGCAGGATGATTTGAAGACTGAATTCTTGGAGCTGAGTTGTAGATGCAAGGCAGTCATCTGCTGCAGGTCCACTCCACTGCAGAAGAGCCAGGTGGTCGAGCTGATTCGGGACCAGCTAGGCACCATCACCATGGCTGTGG GTGATGGAGCCAATGATGTGAGCATGATTCAGACAGCTGATGTAGGTGTTGGGATCTCTGGTCAGGAGGGTATGCAG GCTGTGATGTCCAGTGACTTTGCCATCTCCAGGTTTAAACACCTCAGCAAGCTGTTGCTGGTTCATGGCCACTGGTGCCATTCTCGTCTTGCAAATATGGTCCTCTACTTCTTCTACAAAAATATG ATGTATGTGAACCTGCTATTCTggtatcagtttttttgtggtttttctggAAGTGTCATGACCAACTCTTGGGTGCTCATTTTCTTCAACCTACTCTTCACCTCTGTCCCTCCTCTCATCTATGGAGTCCTGGATCAATTCATGTCTGCAGATACTCTGATGTGGCTGCCTGAGCTCTACCAGGTTGCACAGACCTCCAAG gtcTATGGTCCCTACATGTTCTGGATCACATTCCTGGATGCATTTTACCAAAGCCTCATCTGCTTCTTTGTGCCTTACTTT GCATTAGCAGGATCAGATGTTGGGGAGTTGTCGTTTGGTTCTCCGATCAATGCCTCAGCACTTATCATCATCCTGCTGCACCAGGTCCTCGAGAGTCACACTCTG ACATATATTCATGTGATGGTGCTGGTGTTGAGTGGTGCTTTCTACTTTGGCTTCGTGCTGCTCTTCAGTGTGATCTGTGTGACCTGCAGCCCCCCCACTAATCCTGTTGGAGTGGAAACACTACAAATGTCCAAGCCTCTTTTTTACATCATATGTGCTCTGACTACTGTAACAGCTCTATTACCCAG GCTGTTTTTAAGAGCTCTGCATAACACTTTACAACCCTCTGCTGTTCTGAAGTCAGCTGAGATGGACAAAGTGGGTGCAGAGATGTATCGCAGAAGAATGCAGCTCTGGAACCTGAAGCTACCAGTATGCACTGACAATGCCAGCCTGGAACCCGGCATGGCTTCAGTGGTGTCCTGA
- the atp10d gene encoding probable phospholipid-transporting ATPase VD isoform X2: MERLHWVQHRCQRLLARDWRRGWYSAPDGIPNKSSQDANCSPCRVNGKHRTVFARHGPQQHEYEAVSKSYKGNAIRTTKYSLLTFIPINLFEQFHRAANLYFLFLVLLNWVPVVEAFQKEITMIPLLVVLTVIAIKDALEDYRRYLYDKKVNNNVVQVYCSKQKEYIDQHWKDVRVGDFVHLSCNEIIPADMLLLYSSDPRGVCYIETANLDGETNLKQRQVVSDLPVQGLDFTPESYNSRVECDNPNNDLRRFRGYMEHSTGVRVGLHNSNLLLRSCTIRNTESVVGIVVYAGHETKAMMNNSGPRYKRSQLEKHLNTDILWCVFLLIVMCLTAAIGHGLWLKDLNDPVFQIDGVKSPALAGFYVFWTMIIVLQVLIPISLYVSIEVVKLCQIYFIQNDLALYNESLDSRIQCRALNITEDLGQIQHLFSDKTGTLTENKMVFRRCSIYGVEYPHEENAQRLEIYEREKNKAAGRSVTLKSGCSGKSLSCRSLSCTRSSVSLHTLTAESEEEEEKMSNYIQCRTNAFASHMAKDIIPDPELVRKLNWLFSPEFSLSANYSGTPSNLELTYITDFFLSLAICNSVVVSSPSQSLHVIQQRGTPLKSLEEIKLMFQRFSFSPFLARSPQQVKGSPCSLASRVFTRGKTSSSTLSILPNSNTDLSEPGQGRNLGISNLKQKLDLSGRGEGENSGYLMNSETEDVVNETKTKSHEGRQDLEERVREVDTNSDTDDELLYEAESPDEAALVYAARAYRCTLRGRSAESLLVDLPGIGSLAVQLLHILPFDSNRKRMSVVVRHPLTGQVVVYTKGADSVVMDLAEAPISSSTEQAQEISNCIKSQTQKHLDSYAREGLRTLCIAKRVLEEEEYDEWLKRQLLAESSIENREELLMESAQRLETNLTLLGATGIVDRLQEEVPETIEALQRAGIKVWVLTGDKQETAINIACSCKLLCSNDQLLTANCRSKDTCAALLEELKQEVQRGENSRTNTPAIWNPGESSSGSVTSFILVIDGRTLDWALQDDLKTEFLELSCRCKAVICCRSTPLQKSQVVELIRDQLGTITMAVGDGANDVSMIQTADVGVGISGQEGMQAVMSSDFAISRFKHLSKLLLVHGHWCHSRLANMVLYFFYKNMMYVNLLFWYQFFCGFSGSVMTNSWVLIFFNLLFTSVPPLIYGVLDQFMSADTLMWLPELYQVAQTSKVYGPYMFWITFLDAFYQSLICFFVPYFALAGSDVGELSFGSPINASALIIILLHQVLESHTLTYIHVMVLVLSGAFYFGFVLLFSVICVTCSPPTNPVGVETLQMSKPLFYIICALTTVTALLPRLFLRALHNTLQPSAVLKSAEMDKVGAEMYRRRMQLWNLKLPVCTDNASLEPGMASVVS; the protein is encoded by the exons GGCTGCTAACCTCTACTTCTTGTTCCTGGTATTATTGAACTGGGTGCCAGTTGTTGAAGCATTTCAGAAGGAAATTACCATGATTCCTCTGCTGGTTGTTCTCACTGTTATTGCCATCAAAGATGCCCTAGAAGACTACAGACGGTACTTGTATGACAAAAAGGTCAACAACAATGTTGTGCAAGTTTACTGTAG CAAGCAGAAAGAGTACATTGACCAACACTGGAAGGATGTGCGAGTTGGAGACTTTGTCCACCTCTCTTGTAATGAAATCATCCCCGCTGACATGCTGCTGCTATATTCCTCTGACCCCCGTGGGGTTTGTTACATTGAAACAGCAAACTTAGATGGAGAGACCAATTTGAAACAGAGACAGGTGGTCTCAGACCTCCCAGTGCAG ggaCTCGATTTCACCCCTGAGAGCTACAACAGTCGGGTTGAGTGTGACAACCCCAACAATGACCTCAGGAGGTTTAGAGGCTACAT GGAGCACTCCACTGGGGTTCGTGTCGGCCTCCATAACAGCAACCTCCTGCTGAGGAGTTGCACCATCCGCAACACTGAGAGTGTGGTGGGCATTGTGGTCTATGCTG GTCATGAGACTAAAGCCATGATGAACAACAGTGGGCCAAGGTATAAGCGCAGCCAGCTGGAGAAGcatttaaacacagacattctGTGGTGTGTGTTCCTGCTTATCGTCATGTGTCTGACTGCTGCTATAG GTCATGGCCTCTGGCTGAAGGACCTCAATGATCCAGTCTTTCAAATTGATGGGGTGAAGTCTCCTGCCCTGGCTGGATTCTATGTGTTCTGGACTATGATCATTGTGCTGCAG GTGCTGATCCCAATTTCTCTGTATGTGTCAATTGAGGTAGTGAAACTCTGTCAGATCTACTTTATCCAAAATGACTTAGCTCTGTACAATGAGTCACTGGACTCCAGGATCCAGTGCCGGGCCCTTAACATCACTGAGGACCTGGGTCAGATCCAGCACCTGTTCTCCGATAAGACAGGAACTCTAACAGAGAACAAAATGGTGTTCCGCCGCTGCAGTATCTATGGAGTTGAATATCCTCATGAGGAAAATG cTCAGAGGCTGGAGATATATGAAAGGGAGAAGAACAAGGCAGCCGGTCGCTCTGTGACTCTGAAGTCAGGCTGCAGTGGTAAATCTCTAAGCTGTCGCTCCCTCAGCTGCACCCGCAGCTCTGTGTCTctgcacacactcactgctgagtcagaagaggaggaggaaaaaatgtCCAACTACATCCAGTGCAGGACCAACGCCTTCGCCAGCCACATG GCAAAGGACATCATACCAGACCCTGAGCTTGTGAGGAAGTTAAATTGGCTTTTCTCTCCTGAGTTTTCTTTGAGTGCAAACTACTCTGGGACTCCATCCAACCTAGAGCTCACCTACATCACTGACTTCTTCCTATCTCTTGCCATCTGTAACAGTGTGGTAGTCTCCTCTCCCAGCCAATCGCTACATGTG ATACAGCAAAGAGGAACACCTCTGAAATCCCTGGAGGAAATCAAGCTGATGTTCCAGCGCTTCAGCTTTTCTCCCTTCTTAGCCCGCTCCCCTCAGCAGGTCAAAGGCAGCCCATGCAGCCTCGCCAGCAGGGTCTTTACCAGGGGGAAGACCAGTTCCTCTACATTGTCTATACTCCCCAACAGCAACACAGATCTATCAGAACCTGGACAAGGAAGAAACTTGGGCATATCCAATCTCAAGCAAAAACTAGACTTATCTGGCAGAGGGGAAGGAGAAAATTCTGGATACCTGATGAACAGTGAGACAGAGGATGTCGTcaatgaaacaaagacaaaatctcACGAGGGCAGACAGGATTTGGAAGAAAGGGTCAGAGAAGTGGACACCAATAGTGACACTGATGATGAACTGCTGTATGAGGcagagagtccagatgaggcaGCTTTGGTCTATGCAGCACGGGCATATCGCTGTACCCTGAGGGGACGTTCTGCAGAGAGTCTGCTAGTAGATTTGCCAGGAATTGGTTCCCTGGCTGTCCAGCTGCTTCACATCCTTCCTTTTGACTCCAACAGGAAGAGGATGTCAGTAGTGGTCCGCCACCCGCTCACAGGCCAAGTGGTTGTTTACACCAAGGGAGCTGATTCTGTTGTCATGGACCTGGCTGAGGCACCTATAA GTTCTAGCACAGAGCAGGCTCAGGAGATCTCCAACTGCATCAAATCACAAAcccaaaaacatttagacagcTATGCAAGAGAAGGCCTCCGCACACTCTGCATTGCTAAAAGG gttctggaggaggaggaatatGATGAGTGGCTCAAGAGACAGCTGCTGGCTGAGAGCAGCATAGAGAATAGAGAGGAGCTGTTGATGGAGTCAGCTCAGAGACTGGAGACCAACCTCACTCTGCTGG GTGCCACAGGGATTGTAGACAGACTACAGGAGGAGGTCCCAGAGACCATTGAAGCTCTTCAGAGAGCTGGAATCAAAGTCTGGGTCCTCACTggagacaaacaggaaacagcaaTCAACATCGCCTGTTCTTGTAAACTACTCTGTTCCAATGACCAACTTCTGACAGCAAACTGCAGAAGCAAG GACACATGTGCAGCTTTATTGGAGGAGCTCAAACAGGAAGTACAGCGTGGGGAAAACAGTCGGACTAACACACCTGCAATATGGAATCCTGGGGAATCATCCTCAGGCAGTGTGACAAGCTTCATTTTGGTTATAGATGGACGGACGCTGGACTGGGCCCTGCAGGATGATTTGAAGACTGAATTCTTGGAGCTGAGTTGTAGATGCAAGGCAGTCATCTGCTGCAGGTCCACTCCACTGCAGAAGAGCCAGGTGGTCGAGCTGATTCGGGACCAGCTAGGCACCATCACCATGGCTGTGG GTGATGGAGCCAATGATGTGAGCATGATTCAGACAGCTGATGTAGGTGTTGGGATCTCTGGTCAGGAGGGTATGCAG GCTGTGATGTCCAGTGACTTTGCCATCTCCAGGTTTAAACACCTCAGCAAGCTGTTGCTGGTTCATGGCCACTGGTGCCATTCTCGTCTTGCAAATATGGTCCTCTACTTCTTCTACAAAAATATG ATGTATGTGAACCTGCTATTCTggtatcagtttttttgtggtttttctggAAGTGTCATGACCAACTCTTGGGTGCTCATTTTCTTCAACCTACTCTTCACCTCTGTCCCTCCTCTCATCTATGGAGTCCTGGATCAATTCATGTCTGCAGATACTCTGATGTGGCTGCCTGAGCTCTACCAGGTTGCACAGACCTCCAAG gtcTATGGTCCCTACATGTTCTGGATCACATTCCTGGATGCATTTTACCAAAGCCTCATCTGCTTCTTTGTGCCTTACTTT GCATTAGCAGGATCAGATGTTGGGGAGTTGTCGTTTGGTTCTCCGATCAATGCCTCAGCACTTATCATCATCCTGCTGCACCAGGTCCTCGAGAGTCACACTCTG ACATATATTCATGTGATGGTGCTGGTGTTGAGTGGTGCTTTCTACTTTGGCTTCGTGCTGCTCTTCAGTGTGATCTGTGTGACCTGCAGCCCCCCCACTAATCCTGTTGGAGTGGAAACACTACAAATGTCCAAGCCTCTTTTTTACATCATATGTGCTCTGACTACTGTAACAGCTCTATTACCCAG GCTGTTTTTAAGAGCTCTGCATAACACTTTACAACCCTCTGCTGTTCTGAAGTCAGCTGAGATGGACAAAGTGGGTGCAGAGATGTATCGCAGAAGAATGCAGCTCTGGAACCTGAAGCTACCAGTATGCACTGACAATGCCAGCCTGGAACCCGGCATGGCTTCAGTGGTGTCCTGA